A stretch of the Arvicola amphibius chromosome 8, mArvAmp1.2, whole genome shotgun sequence genome encodes the following:
- the LOC121677293 gene encoding T-cell-interacting, activating receptor on myeloid cells protein 1-like — translation MVPRKQDDMSYATLEFYFLSEILPKPILSIEPSSVVPTRSNVTLSCVNFVQNIICSIQMGGNNLDPRTPWNLRKRPSKLHSSWGVPGWFNFYLTGLEESDAGYYTCVCSGQKDPDVPLQNSDAVLLLVTGHLPKPSLQAHQWSNVTAGGNVILQCKKPDNMTEYKMFLLLKEGVSAPVQVQRSERNRADFSLHDVTPEDTGKYSCVYHQIGASFWASYPSDLLEILVSDTTDMHTPTHTGTKVCIYSLHETKKQLQQMSKMMNRWVVIGVTDRSMGGGVSPGVGMAPQQLHQQKAPSSAADDS, via the exons ATGGTtcccaggaagcaagatgatatGTCATATGCAactcttgagttttattttctttcagagatCTTACCCAAGCCCATCCTCAGTATCGAGCCCAGCTCTGTGGTTCCCACCAGGAGCAATGTGACACTGAGCTGTGTAAATTTTGTACAAAACATAATCTGTAGTATTCAAATGGGAGGTAATAATTTGGATCCTCGGACACCATGGAACTTGAGAAAAAGGCCATCTAAATTACATTCAAGTTGGGGAGTCCCAGGTTGGTTTAATTTCTATCTCACTGGGTTAGAGGAGAGTGATGCTGGATACTACACCTGCGTATGCTCTGGACAGAAAGATCCTGATGTACCACTGCAAAACAGTGATGCAGTCCTACTCCTGGTCACAG GACATTTACCTAAACCTTCCCTCCAAGCTCACCAATGGAGCAATGTGACAGCTGGAGGGAACGTAATTCTTCAGTGTAAGAAGCCAGATAATATGACTGAGTACAAAATGTTCCTGCTCCTGAAGGAAGGAGTTTCAGCACCTGTACAGGTTCAGAGATCAGAAAGGAACAGAGCAGACTTTTCACTTCATGATGTGACCCCTGAGGACACAGGAAAATACAGCTGTGTCTACCACCAGATAGGAGCCTCTTTCTGGGCCTCATACCCCAGTGATCTCCTTGAGATCTTGGTGTCAG ATACAacagatatgcacacacccacgcacacagGCACAAAGGTATGCATCTATTCACtccatgaaacaaagaaacaattgcAGCAAATGTCCAAGATGATGAACCGATGGGTTGTTATTGGGGTTACTGACAGGAGCATGGGTGGGGGAGTGTCACCTGGAGTAGGGATGGCTCCACAGCAGCTGCACCAGCAGAAAGCCCCCTCCAGTGCTGCTGATGACTCATGA
- the LOC121677294 gene encoding T-cell-interacting, activating receptor on myeloid cells protein 1-like: MAVVVVIEVVVVMLVVVMVVMVPESTEVLGVKAKKWQRRVSGNKDPNDGDTDMKGDDFLPKPSLRAWPNSVASENSNVTLQCVSPTPGTQLVLRKGDTILDSRLPHHLTEGTAEFRLTNLQLRHAGYYTCEYYRKELPNKSSPSSDVLLLLVTGYLPKPSLRVQYFGQVATGGKVNLQCQKSHNFTEYKVFVLLKEGTSSPIQLLNSENDTVEFTLQNVTVHDAGRYSCVYLQAEAPFRASHPSEHLDISVAISLRYLPGCYTKIKLIRLGMSAMFVVIMAVFLAEAWYSQRVSPNRLRDESGSQCPRRLARNNL; encoded by the exons atGGCTGTGGTAGTGGTTATAGAAGTGGTAGTGGTGATgcttgtggtggtgatggtggtgatggtg CCAGAGAGCACTGAAGTATTAGGAGTAAAAGCCAAGAAGTGGCAGAGGAGAGTCTCAGGAAACAAAG ATCCAAATGATGGCGACACAGACATGAAGGGAGATG ATTTCCTTCCCAAACCCAGCCTCAGGGCTTGGCCAAACTCAGTGGCTTCAGAGAACAGCAATGTGACGCTGCAATGTGTGAGTCCCACACCAGGCACACAACTTGTTCTCAGAAAGGGAGATACCATTTTGGATTCCAGGCTTCCACATCATTTGACAGAGGGGACAGCTGAGTTCCGTCTGACTAACCTTCAGCTGAGGCATGCTGGATATTATACCTGTGAATACTACAGAAAAGAATTGCCTAATAAAAGTTCACCTTCCAGTGATGTCCTCTTACTCTTGGTCACAG GATACTTGCCTAAGCCTTCCCTCCGAGTCCAGTACTTTGGCCAAGTAGCCACAGGAGGAAAGGTGAACCTACAGTGTCAGAAGTCACACAATTTCACAGAGTATAAAGTGTTTGTTCTACTAAAGGAGGGAACTTCATCCCCCATTCAGCTTCTGAATTCAGAAAATGACACAGTGGAATTCACCCTTCAGAATGTGACAGTCCATGATGCAGGAAGGTACAGCTGTGTGTACCTCCAGGCAGAGGCCCCTTTCAGGGCTTCACATCCAAGTGAGCATCTTGATATCTCAGTAGCAA TTTCCCTAAGGTACTTACCAGGATGTTACACCAAGATTAAGCTCATCAGGCTGGGTATGTCCGCCATGTTTGTGGTGATTATGGCAGTCTTCCTGGCTGAAGCCTGGTACAGCCAGAGGGTATCACCAAACAGACTCAG agatgaGTCTGGTTCCCAGTGTCCTCGGAGGTTAGCTCGCAACAACCTGTAA